The genome window TACAACATCTGGTACACCTGTCCACGGGACACCCGCAGCACCTGCCTGTTGGACCCGTACGAAGACACCGTGGCCGGCAAGCCCGTACTGATGACCACCATTTCGCTGCCGCTGATCGTGGACGGCAAGGTCATCGGCGTGGTCGGCGTCGACATCGCCCTGAACGCGTTGCAGGCCGCCACCGATGCCGCGCAGAAAGACCTGTTCAACGGCGCCGCACACCTGGAAATTCTGTCCAGCACCGGCCTGATTGCGGCCTACAGCGGCGAACCCGCCAAAGTCGGCAAGAACCTGGTCGACACCCTCGGCGCCGAGGGCAAGGAAATCGTGCAATTGCTGGCCAGTGACAACCGCATGATCCGCGAGCAGGACGGCACCATGCGCGCCGTGTACCCGGTCAAACCGATTGCCGACGCCAAAGCCTGGGGCGTGGTGATCAAGCTGCCAAAAGCGGTAATGCTCGCTGATAACGTCAAGTTGCAGGGAGTACTCGACAACGCCCAGGCAGCCGGCACCCTCAAGGCCCTGCTGGTAGCCGCCGCCGCTGGCCTGCTGGGTTTGCTGCTGATCTGGCTGACCGCCACCGGCGTGACCCGGCCGATCAACAGCGTGGCCGTCATGCTCAAGGACATCGCCAGCGGTGACGGCGACCTTACCCAACGCCTGGCGTACGCCAAGAAGGATGAACTGGGCGAACTGGTGAACTGGTTCAACCGGTTCCTCGACAAGCTGCAACCGACCATCGCCCAGATCAAGCAAAGCATCACCGAAGCCCGCGGCACCGCAGACCAGTCTTCAGCCATCGCACGCCAGACCAGCGAAGGCATGCAGGTGCAGTTCCGCGAAATCGACCAGGTGGCCACCGCCTCCAACGAAATGAGCGCCACCGCCCACGACGTCGCCAACAGCGCGTCGAATGCCGCCAGCGCGGCACGCGGTGCCGACCAGTCGGCGCGGGAAGGCATGTCGATCATCGAGCAGAGCACCCGCGACATCACCACCCTGGCCGAAGAAGTCAGCAAGGCCGTGGGCGAAGTCGAAGCCCTGGCGGTCAACAGCGAGCAGATTGGCTCAGTGCTGGAGGTGATCCGCAGCATTGCCGAGCAGACCAACCTGCTGGCCCTCAACGCCGCCATCGAAGCGGCACGCGCCGGGGAAAGCGGCCGAGGGTTTGCGGTGGTGGCCGACGAAGTGCGCAACCTGGCCAAGCGCACCCAGGATTCAGTGGAGGAAATCCGCCTGGTGATCGAACGCATCCAGAGCGGCACCCGTGGCGTGGTGGCGACCATGCATTCCAGCCAGAGCCAGGCCCAGAACAATGCCGGGCAGATCCATCAGGCGGTGCAGGCCTTGGGCAAGATCAGCGATGCGGTCACCGTGATCAGCGACATGAACCTGCAGATCGCCAGCGCCGCCGAACAGCAGAGCGCCGTGGCCGAAGAGGTCAACCGCAACGTCTCGGCGATCCGTACCGTGACCGAAACCCTCACCGGCCAGGCCACCGAGTCGGCGGCCATCAGCAGCCAACTCAATGCACTGGCCAGCCAGCAGATGAAGTTGATGGATCAGTTCAGGGTTTAAGAAACACCACAAAACTAAAGTGGGAGGGGGCAAGCCCCCTCCCACAGTTTGATCACTTTGGATTTAGAGACCGGTCCAGGCACTGACAAACTGCGTCAGGTCTTCTTTAGCAGCAGTACGCGGCGGGTTCTGCGGCGTGCCCAGGTACAGGAAGCCAATCACCTCCTCATCCGCCGTCAGCCCCAGGCCTTTGGCCACATGGGCCGAATAGGACAACTCACCGGTGCGCCACACCGCACCAATCCCCTGAGCATAAGCTGCCAACAGAATGCCATGAGCCGCACAGGCAGCAGCCAGCAGTTGCTCGGACTTCGGCACCTTGAAGTGCTCCTGCAAACGAGCAATCACCACCACCACCAACGGCGCGCGCAACGGACCGTTCTGGGCCTTGTCGATCACCGCTTGCGGCGCATCGGCGTCTTGCAGCCGGGCTGCTTCGGCCAACAAGGTGCCCATCTGCTCGCGGGCAGTGCCTTCAACCGTCAGGAAACGCCAAGGGCGCAGTTGGCCGTGGTCGGGCGCACGCATGGCGGCGGCAAACAGCACATCGCGCTGCTCCTGGGTCGGTGCCGGCTCCAGCAGGCGCGGCACGGAAACACGGTTGAGCAAAGCGTCGAGAGCCTGCATGGGCCACCTCCAGAAAAAATGTGCGGTCATTCTAGCGGGAATGAATCGGGTTGCCACCAAACGATAATTGCTCTTATTCATTGCGCCCTGCCCTGTTAGACTTTGCGACCTTATTTTTCGTCGTCGCCCAGGAAATTCGATGTTCCGTTCGTTACTTCGCCTGTCAGCAGCGTTGATGGCCCTGAGCCTGGCCGCCTGCGATGACGCGCCCAGGTTTACCAAGGCCGAGCCGGGTGAATCACGGGCGGGCGGCGCAGCAACGGTGAACAAGCGCGACCAGAACGCGTTTTCCCTGCCGTCGGCCAACCTGTCGCCTACCCGGCGCCTGGACTTCAGCGTCGGCAACAGCTTCTTTCGCAGCCCCTGGGTGATAGCACCGTCCACCACCACCGCGCGTGATGGCCTGGGCCCGCTGTTCAACACCAATGCCTGCCAGAACTGCCATATAAAAGACGGCCGTGGTCACCCGCCGCTGCCCGATGCGCCCAACGCGGTGTCGATGCTGGTACGCCTGTCGATTCCGGATGCACCCGCCTATGCCAAGGCCATCGAGCAGATTGGCGTGGTGCCCGAGCCGGTCTACGGTGGGCAATTGCAGGACATGGCGGTGCCGGGCGTGCCACCGGAAGGCAAGGTGCGGGTCGACTACACGCCGGTCAACGTCACCTTCAAGGACGGCACGGTGGTCGAGTTGCGCAAGCCCGACCTGCAGATCACCCAGCTTGGCTACGGCCCGATGCACCCCGACACGCGCTTTTCTGCGCGCATCGCCCCGCCAATGATTGGCCTGGGCCTGCTCGAAGCCATCAGCGACGCCGATATCCTGCGCAACACCGACCCGAAGACCGCCGACAAGGAAGCTATCGTCGGTCGCGCCAATTGGGTCTGGGACGACGCCCAGCAAAACACCGTGCTCGGGCGTTTTGGCTGGAAAGCCGGGCAACCGAATCTCAATCAACAAAATGTTCACGCGTTCTCTGGTGATATGGGCCTCACTACGTCCCTGAGACCCTTTGATGACTGCACCGATGCCCAAGTCGCCTGCCAACAGGCCCCCAACGGTAATGGCCCCGATGGCGAGCCGGAAGTCAGCGACAACATCCTGCGCCTGGTGCTGTTCTACACCCGCAACCTGGCCGTACCGGCGCGTCGTGGCGTCAACACGCCGCAGGTGCTGGCCGGTAAAAACCTGTTCTATCAAGCCGGTTGCCAAGGCTGTCACAAGCCCACGTTCACCACGGCCGCCACTGCTGCCGAACCTGAACTGGCCAACCAGGTGATCCGCCCCTACAGCGACCTGCTGTTGCACGACATGGGAGCGGGCCTTGCCGACAACCGCAGCGAATTCAAGGCCGGTGGCCGCGACTGGCGCACGCCGCCGTTGTGGGGCATCGGCCTGACACAAACCGTGAGTGGCCACACCCAGTTCTTGCATGACGGCCGCGCCCGCAACCTGCTCGAAGCCGTGCTATGGCACGGCGGTGAAGCACAAGCGGCGCAGCAGCATGTGTTGTCCTTCAATGCCGAGCAACGCGCTGCGTTGCTGGCCTTCCTGAATTCTTTATAAGCTTCGCCCCACTGACAGAAGGGAGCTCGACATGTTCCGTCCCAAGTTGTTGTTCACCAGCCTGGCCGCCCTCGCCCTCGGCGCCTGCTCGCCGCAAGACCCGCAAGCAGTGACCTCGGCGGCCATCGCCAAGCAAGTGATCCTGCCGACCTACAGCCGTTGGGTCGAAGCCGACCGGCAACTGGCCGTCAGCGCGCTGGCCTACTGCCAGGGCAAAGAAAGCCTGGACACCGCGCGTGCCGACTTCCTGCATGCACAGAAGGCCTGGGCCGAGCTGCAACCGCTGCTGATCGGGCCGCTGGCCGAGGGCAACCGTTCGTGGCAGGTGCAGTTCTGGCCGGACAAGAAGAACCTGGTCGGCCGCCAGGTCGAGCAACTGGTCGCCAGCCAACCGCAGATCGACGGCGCCGCCCTGGCCAAGTCCAGCGTGGTGGTGCAGGGCCTGTCCGCCTACGAATACATCCTCTACGACGCCAAGACCGATATCGCCGACGACGCGCAAAAGGCCCGTTACTGCCCGCTGCTGGTCGCCATCGGCGACCGTCAGAAAGCCCTGGCCGAGGAGATCCTGGCCAGCTGGAACAGCACCGACGGCATGCTGGCGCAGATGACCAAGTTCCCCAACCAGCGCTACGCCGACTCCCACGAAGCCATTGCCGATCTGCTGCGCGTGCAGGTCACCGCACTGGACACCCTGAAGAAAAAACTCGGCACGCCGATGGGCCGCCAGACCAAGGGCATCCCGCAGCCGTTCCAGGCCGACGCATGGCGCAGCCAGTCGTCCCTGCAAAGCCTCGAAGCCAGCCTGGCGGCGGCCCAGACCGTGTGGGTCGGCGTCGACAACAAAGGCCTGCGTGGCCTGCTGCCGTCCGAGCAGAAGCCATTGGCCGACAAGATCGACAACGCCTACGCCGCGTCCCTGAAACTGTTCGCCAGCAACCAGCGCACCCTCAATGAACTGCTGGCCGATGACGCCGGGCGCCAACAGCTCAACGACCTCTACGACAGCCTCAACGTCGTCCACCGCCTGCACGAAGGCGAACTGGCCAAGGCGCTGGGCATCCAACTGGGCTTTAACGCCAACGACGGTGACTGATAATGCTCAGGCGACAGGCTCTGGCCGTTGGTAGCGTGCTGCTCAGTGCACTCACACTGGGCGGCTGGACGCTGTTCAAAAGCAAAGACAAGCGCCCGCTGCTGCTCTCGGCGCGGGATGATGCAGACGGCAAGCACTACGCCGTGGGCTATCGCCTGGACGGCAAGCCGGTGTTTGCCACGCAGGTCGGCCAGCGCTGCCACGACATCATCAACCACCCGACGCTGCCGATTGCGCTGTTTGTCGCCCGTCGCCCGGGCACCGAGAGTTACCTGATCGACCTGCGCGATGGCGCGCTGCTGCAAACCATCACCTCCCAGCTCAACCGCCACTTCTATGGCCACGCGGTCATCCACAAGAGCGGCGACTGGCTGTACGCCACCGAGAACGACACGTCCGACCCCGGCCGTGGCCTGCTCGGTGTGTACCGGTTCGAAGGCGAGCGGCTGGTGCACAGCGGCGAGATCTCCACCCACGGCATCGGCCCGCACCAAGTGTCGTGGATGCCCGACGGCGAAACCCTGGTGGTGGCCAACGGCGGCATTCGCACCGAAGCCGAAAGCCGCGTGGAGATGAACCTCAACGCCATGGAGCCGAGCCTGGTGCTGATGCACCGCGATGGCACGCTGATCAGCAAGGAAACCCTCGGCCAGCAAATGAACAGCGTGCGCCACATGGGGATCGCCAGCGATGGCACCATCCTCACCGGGCAGCAGTTCATGGGACCGTCCCAGGAGCGCTCCGAGTTGCTGGCGATCAAGCGTCCGGGGCAGCCGTTCGTGGCGTTTCCGGTGGCTGACGAGCAGTTGCAGGCGATGGGGCACTACACCGCCAGCGTGGCGGTACACAGCGAATTGCGCCTGGTGGCGTTGACCGCCCCACGGGGCAATCGCTTCTTTATCTGGGACATGGACAGCGGCGAACTGCGCCTGGACGGGCCGCTGCCCGACTGCGCCGGCGTGGGCGCGGTCAAGGATGGGTTTGTCGTGACGTCGGGCCAGGGCCGTTGCCGGTTCTACGATTGTCGTCAGAAACAGCTGATTGCAAAGCCGCTGGAATTGCCGGCAGGGCTCTGGGATAACCATCTGCATCTGATCTGAGTGCAAGTCTTTTCTCACCCGACATGAGCCGGATGCCACCCAAAAAAAGGCCTCGCAACGCGAGGCCTTTTCATTTTGGTTTTAAACTCATCAACTCTGTGGCCTCATCCCTTGAGACATTCCAAACATGAACAGCAACAACTCATGATCAGGCTTGGCCGCCGTGCTCGCTTTGGCAACGCGCGGCAATAGGCATTGCGCGCCACCCTGCGTTGCACTGAGTACCTGTGTGCGAGGCTGTTCCCACGCCGCCAGCGCCAAGGCTGCAACGCCCAACGCCCCGACCAGGAACAGACCTCGTGCTATTTCTAGCTTCATCTGGTTAAACCCTTGATAGCGCTGCCAAACGCCGTCTCGTAAAAGTAGCTGAGTTTCTTCCAGTCGGTATCGTTCCACGACGAATGGCGGCGCAATTGCAGCATGTCATGGGAGGCGGCCCGATAAGCGGTCAGGCGCTGGCGGCATTTCTCGAAATCCAGCAGCGCCACCTCGACGTTGGCCGAGTCACCCTCGCCCGTCACCCGCACGAAGATGTGCTTGATGTAGAGGCAGCCATGCTGCCATCGGCCCTTGTGCATGCGCGCCAGGGTACCGGCCAGTTCCTTGAGTACACGCTCATGCACCACTTCGCCGTATTGCTCGCGGCCACCGGCGGCATACCAGTTCTCGATTTCGTCGAAACCGTCGAGGGCCGCGGTGACCAACAGCGCTTTCCATTGGTGCTCGGGGTCACGGCGCGCTTCGCAAAACACCATTTCCGGCACACGCACGTCCAACAGGCGCAGGCCCTTGATCGCATCGCGCTCGCGCAGCACCGTCGGACGGCCAAACGGATGCAGCCAACTGCGGTAGATGTGCCCGGTCTGGCGTTTGCTGTAGAGCAAGCGGCCGTTGGGGCTGATCACACGCTGCACACCGCTTTCACCACCACGCCGACGGTTGGGCTCTTCGACCCACTCGCCTTGCTGGCGCCAGAAATAATCAAATCGTTCCTCGGGCGCTACATGACTGCCTGCTACGCACTCAACTGCCATCCTGTTACCTCTTGCGCAATACATACACTCGCCACATGGCGTAGAGCGGTATGAAGTCCAGGGATTCCTGAACACGAAAACCGGCTTCCTCAAATTCTGCTTCAACAGTAGCAGCCGGTAACACAAACCTGTTTTGGTAACCTTCCTGCTCACCTTTTACACGACGTTGCTGTTCAAGACGCTTACGTTTCCAGGCCTTGAAATTGCCGTCTACCCATAACGAGATAATCACGCTGTCACGGGTAACGCGTTGAAACTCCCGCAATATGGCCATGCGATGCGCCGGGTCACCAATGTGGTGCAACAGGCGCATACAGAAAATGCTGTCGACCGCGTTATCTTGCAGATCAATATCAAAGGCAGATGTCTGCAAGGGCCGTACCCGTTTCACCACATCGGTGGGCTGGGCGGCCATCGCCACCTTCAACATGGACGCCGAATTGTCGGCACCGATGATCACGCGGTTGGGTTTTTCCGCCAGCAAGGGCCAGAAACGCCCAGCGCCGCACGGCAAGTCCAGCACCAGGCCAGGCTCACCCGCCATCGCCAG of Pseudomonas azotoformans contains these proteins:
- a CDS encoding DUF1513 domain-containing protein, which encodes MLRRQALAVGSVLLSALTLGGWTLFKSKDKRPLLLSARDDADGKHYAVGYRLDGKPVFATQVGQRCHDIINHPTLPIALFVARRPGTESYLIDLRDGALLQTITSQLNRHFYGHAVIHKSGDWLYATENDTSDPGRGLLGVYRFEGERLVHSGEISTHGIGPHQVSWMPDGETLVVANGGIRTEAESRVEMNLNAMEPSLVLMHRDGTLISKETLGQQMNSVRHMGIASDGTILTGQQFMGPSQERSELLAIKRPGQPFVAFPVADEQLQAMGHYTASVAVHSELRLVALTAPRGNRFFIWDMDSGELRLDGPLPDCAGVGAVKDGFVVTSGQGRCRFYDCRQKQLIAKPLELPAGLWDNHLHLI
- a CDS encoding lipopolysaccharide kinase InaA family protein, which codes for MAVECVAGSHVAPEERFDYFWRQQGEWVEEPNRRRGGESGVQRVISPNGRLLYSKRQTGHIYRSWLHPFGRPTVLRERDAIKGLRLLDVRVPEMVFCEARRDPEHQWKALLVTAALDGFDEIENWYAAGGREQYGEVVHERVLKELAGTLARMHKGRWQHGCLYIKHIFVRVTGEGDSANVEVALLDFEKCRQRLTAYRAASHDMLQLRRHSSWNDTDWKKLSYFYETAFGSAIKGLTR
- a CDS encoding methyl-accepting chemotaxis protein translates to MFNTLSIRLKIVLLSGLCLLGVIALVVGINLYNTAQNDQLVSDSSSRMLTASVEQLLQAKAAEQAVQLQKTFGDSLVAVTALADQIKDLRNLAAQRGLEPGALREALNQSLKTAFERNNKVLGIWLSFEPNGLDGKDSEFIDDKARVSNEKGRFSSYWSRAGGEGLNTIMVEDDLTKTSLNLSGTPYNIWYTCPRDTRSTCLLDPYEDTVAGKPVLMTTISLPLIVDGKVIGVVGVDIALNALQAATDAAQKDLFNGAAHLEILSSTGLIAAYSGEPAKVGKNLVDTLGAEGKEIVQLLASDNRMIREQDGTMRAVYPVKPIADAKAWGVVIKLPKAVMLADNVKLQGVLDNAQAAGTLKALLVAAAAGLLGLLLIWLTATGVTRPINSVAVMLKDIASGDGDLTQRLAYAKKDELGELVNWFNRFLDKLQPTIAQIKQSITEARGTADQSSAIARQTSEGMQVQFREIDQVATASNEMSATAHDVANSASNAASAARGADQSAREGMSIIEQSTRDITTLAEEVSKAVGEVEALAVNSEQIGSVLEVIRSIAEQTNLLALNAAIEAARAGESGRGFAVVADEVRNLAKRTQDSVEEIRLVIERIQSGTRGVVATMHSSQSQAQNNAGQIHQAVQALGKISDAVTVISDMNLQIASAAEQQSAVAEEVNRNVSAIRTVTETLTGQATESAAISSQLNALASQQMKLMDQFRV
- a CDS encoding imelysin family protein; the encoded protein is MFRPKLLFTSLAALALGACSPQDPQAVTSAAIAKQVILPTYSRWVEADRQLAVSALAYCQGKESLDTARADFLHAQKAWAELQPLLIGPLAEGNRSWQVQFWPDKKNLVGRQVEQLVASQPQIDGAALAKSSVVVQGLSAYEYILYDAKTDIADDAQKARYCPLLVAIGDRQKALAEEILASWNSTDGMLAQMTKFPNQRYADSHEAIADLLRVQVTALDTLKKKLGTPMGRQTKGIPQPFQADAWRSQSSLQSLEASLAAAQTVWVGVDNKGLRGLLPSEQKPLADKIDNAYAASLKLFASNQRTLNELLADDAGRQQLNDLYDSLNVVHRLHEGELAKALGIQLGFNANDGD
- a CDS encoding class I SAM-dependent methyltransferase, with translation MSDPIKLEFSEKYDEEHAHEYLLKHQDNLARRLSHKRDEQLARGALAMAGEPGLVLDLPCGAGRFWPLLAEKPNRVIIGADNSASMLKVAMAAQPTDVVKRVRPLQTSAFDIDLQDNAVDSIFCMRLLHHIGDPAHRMAILREFQRVTRDSVIISLWVDGNFKAWKRKRLEQQRRVKGEQEGYQNRFVLPAATVEAEFEEAGFRVQESLDFIPLYAMWRVYVLRKR
- a CDS encoding NAD(P)H nitroreductase → MQALDALLNRVSVPRLLEPAPTQEQRDVLFAAAMRAPDHGQLRPWRFLTVEGTAREQMGTLLAEAARLQDADAPQAVIDKAQNGPLRAPLVVVVIARLQEHFKVPKSEQLLAAACAAHGILLAAYAQGIGAVWRTGELSYSAHVAKGLGLTADEEVIGFLYLGTPQNPPRTAAKEDLTQFVSAWTGL
- a CDS encoding di-heme oxidoreductase family protein produces the protein MFRSLLRLSAALMALSLAACDDAPRFTKAEPGESRAGGAATVNKRDQNAFSLPSANLSPTRRLDFSVGNSFFRSPWVIAPSTTTARDGLGPLFNTNACQNCHIKDGRGHPPLPDAPNAVSMLVRLSIPDAPAYAKAIEQIGVVPEPVYGGQLQDMAVPGVPPEGKVRVDYTPVNVTFKDGTVVELRKPDLQITQLGYGPMHPDTRFSARIAPPMIGLGLLEAISDADILRNTDPKTADKEAIVGRANWVWDDAQQNTVLGRFGWKAGQPNLNQQNVHAFSGDMGLTTSLRPFDDCTDAQVACQQAPNGNGPDGEPEVSDNILRLVLFYTRNLAVPARRGVNTPQVLAGKNLFYQAGCQGCHKPTFTTAATAAEPELANQVIRPYSDLLLHDMGAGLADNRSEFKAGGRDWRTPPLWGIGLTQTVSGHTQFLHDGRARNLLEAVLWHGGEAQAAQQHVLSFNAEQRAALLAFLNSL